The following proteins come from a genomic window of Chelmon rostratus isolate fCheRos1 chromosome 23, fCheRos1.pri, whole genome shotgun sequence:
- the LOC121626798 gene encoding protein S100-P-like: protein MTQLETAMAILMKTFDTYAASEGSKDSLSKAEVKTLLEKELPGLIKEAKNQEEVDNLLKGLDFNGDSEVDFSEFVVMVAALTCACHDRIPKK, encoded by the exons ATGACCCAGCTAGAGACAGCCATGGCCATCCTGATGAAGACCTTCGATACATATGCTGCCAGCGAGGGCAGCAAGGACTCCCTAAGCAAAGCCGAGGTCAAGACTTTGCTGGAGAAGGAGCTGCCTGGGCTGATCAAG GAGGCGAAGAACCAAGAGGAGGTGGACAACCTGCTGAAAGGTCTGGATTTTAACGGAGACTCTGAGGTGGACTTCAGCGAATTTGTGGTGATGGTTGCTGCTCTTACCTGTGCCTGCCACGACCGGATTCCCAAGAAGTGA
- the LOC121626538 gene encoding uncharacterized protein LOC121626538, translated as MKLLLSSLLLASLCALSSWSVSSGVFVITQSPDVSVVEGQTVNISCCWTGEPATMTVSWLKNQTTIKSTKFLNNRSDKSLRNETSDCSVLTFMTIKRDDAGTYTCKMAVEIPVLTVFEGNSTVITVTARENTTDNTTGGPGPSGGSVPFPVIVCLAVGAPLLLITLTCFCTLRRRQAQAARVIYEVPHIDSEEADMDKHSTSSSRGSSQWCQVPVYESFDYFERVQTKESG; from the exons ATGAAGCTTCTGCTCAGCAGTCTGCTGCTCGCCTCCCTGTGTGCGCTCTCATCCTGGA gCGTCTCATCAGGCGTGTTTGTCATAACCCAGAGCCCTGATGTCTCCGTCGTGGAGGGGCAGACAGtaaacatcagctgctgctggacaggCGAGCCTGCAACAATGACTGTCAGCTGGCTGAAAAATCAAACTACTATAAAGAGTACCAAATTCCTGAATAATCGCTCTGACAAATCTCTGAGAAATGAGACGTCTGACTGCTCAGTCCTGACCTTCATGACTATCAAGAGAGACGATGCAGGGACATACACCTGCAAGATGGCTGTGGAGATACCGGTTTTAACTGTGTTTGAAGGGAACAGCACTGTCATCACCGTTACGGCCCGAGAGAACACGACGGACAACACAACAGGAG GTCCAGGGCCCAGCGGGGGTTCGGTCCCGTTTCCCGTTATAGTCTGCCTGGCTGTGGGGGCTCCACTGCTCCTCATCACGCTCACCTGTTTCTGCACTCTGCGCCGGAGGCAAG cACAAGCAGCCAGGGTGATCTACGAAGTTCCCCACATTGACTCTGAGGAGGCAGacatggacaaacacagcaCCAGCTCCTCCAGAGGCTCGTCTCAGTGG TGTCAGGTTCCTGTATATGAGTCCTTCGATTACTTCGAGCGTGTGCAGACCAAAGAAAGTGGATGA
- the LOC121626683 gene encoding equilibrative nucleoside transporter 2 — MKGRTDAPQDRGCLVGIIFFILGLGTLLPWNFFMTASLYFQGRLNTTEWSNGTVVVRKEYYFNNWMTLLSQLPLLLFTLLNSFLYQRISEAIRIAGSLVFILLLFIFTAVLVKVPMEEDRFFSVTMATIWFINSFGAVLQGSLFGLVGLLPQKYSAIFMSGQGLAGTFAAVAMLIAIGSDADSESAALGYFVTPCVGTLVTLFSYLLLPRLEFAQHHLNKSSKYEAGTTDELLKESSTVENGKLNGHANGSAAGGPAEAEVDPGTDATKHTFLSAEQGEKGQAKASVIEVFKKIWVMAFCVTFVFTVTLSVFPAVTADVRTSFSKKWERFFISVCCFLTFNINDWLGRTITTLIRWPCKESRLFPLLVVSRVVFIPLLMLCNVQNRSYLPVYFSHDAAFTVIMILFSLSSGYFVALSMTYAPQLVEPKDAETAGALMTFFLALGLSIGAALSFPLRALV; from the exons ATGAAGGGACGAACAGATGCTCCTCAGGATCG GGGCTGCTTGGTGGGGatcattttcttcattctgGGCTTGGGAACGTTGCTGCCATGGAATTTCTTCATGACTGCCTCATTG TATTTCCAAGGCCGCCTCAACACAACAGAATGGAGCAACGGCACAGTGGTGGTCCGCAAGGAGTACTACTTCAACAACTGGATGACGCTGCTTTCCCAGCTGCCCCTGCTGCTGTTCACCCTGCTCAACTCCTTCCTCTACCAGAG GATATCCGAGGCGATACGCATTGCAGGTAGCCTGGTTTTTatcctgctgctcttcatcttcacagCAGTGCTGGTCAAAGTGCCCATGGAGGAGGATCGCTTCTTCTCTGTCACCATGGCTACTATCTGGTTCATCAACT CGTTTGGTGCCGTGCTGCAGGGCAGTCTGTTCGGCCTGGTGGGGCTGCTGCCTCAGAAGTACAGCGCCATCTTCATGAGCGGCCAGGGCCTCGCCGGAACCTTCGCTGCCGTTGCCATGCTGATAGCCATAGGCA GTGATGCAGACTCTGAGTCAGCAGCGTTGGGTTACTTCGTCACGCCGTGTGTGGGGACGCTGGTTACGCTCTTCAGCTACCTGCTGCTTCCCCGCCTG GAGTTTGCCCAGCATCACCTGAACAAAAGCAGCAAGTATGAGGCAGGCACCACAGACGAGCTGCTCAAAG agagcagcacagtggAGAACGGCAAGCTGAACGGCCACGCTAACGGCTCGGCCGCTGGCGGTCCAGCCGAGGCCGAGGTGGACCCCGGCACGGACGCGACCAAGCACACCTTCCTGTCAGCGGAGCAGGGCGAGAAGGGCCAAGCCAAGGCCTCGGTCATAGAGGTCTTCAAAAAG ATCTGGGTGATGGCGTTCTGCGTGAcgtttgtgttcacagtcacTCTGTCCGTCTTCCCTGCCGTCACCGCAGACGTCAGAACATCATTCTCAAAAAAATGGG AGCGCTTCTTTATCTCTGTGTGCTGCTTCTTGACTTTCAACATAAACGACTGGCTCGGTCGGACCATCACCACCTTGATTCGCTGG ccttgTAAGGAGTCCCGTCTGTTCCCGCTGCTGGTTGTCTCCAGGGTGGTGTTCATCCCTCTGCTGATGCTCTGTAACGTCCAGAATCGCTCCTACCTTCCCGTCTACTTCTCCCACGACGCCGCTTTCACAGTCATCAtgattctcttctctctgtccagtGGCTACTTCGTTGCCCTTTCCATGACTTACGCACCACA GTTGGTGGAGCCGAAGGACGCAGAGACCGCGGGAGCCCTGATGACCTTCTTCTTAGCCCTGGGTCTGTCCATCGGAGCCGCCCTGTCCTTCCCTCTCCGAGCGCTGGTCTAG